A DNA window from Ranitomeya imitator isolate aRanImi1 chromosome 2, aRanImi1.pri, whole genome shotgun sequence contains the following coding sequences:
- the LOC138664036 gene encoding gastrula zinc finger protein XlCGF66.1-like, with protein MDMDRDKMAERILHLTLEILFRITGEDYTVVKKTSSDRCQDPVSEGWGRPLSPITGPPPHPLIHEEINDQKILELTYKMIELLTGEVPIRCQDVAVYFSMEEWEYLEGHRSVQERHNGGSPAPHISRSIQ; from the exons atggatatggacagagacaagatggcggagaggatattacacctcaccctagagatcctcttccggattactggagag gattacacagtggtgaagaagacctctagtgatcgctgtcaggaccctgtgtctgagggatggggaagacccctgagcccaatcacggggcctccacctcaccccctgatccatgaggagatcaatgaccagaagatcctagaactcacctacaagatgattgagctgctgactggagag gttcctataaggtgtcaggatgtcgctgtctatttctccatggaggagtgggagtatttagaaggacacagatctgtacaagaacgtcataatggaggttccccagcccctcacatctccag atctatccagtaa